ATAATTCAGAATGCTCGCTAATTTCTGATTGAAAAAATAAGACTGTTTTTTCGGGATCAAAACCACAGGCAAGATAAAAAGCAAAAATACTTTTGCGATTTTCAGCCAATTCTTGCGAATTAATTGGTAAAGTTAGTGCGTGAAGATCGGCCACAAAAATGAAATTTTCATACTCGTTTTGCAAAGAAATACTCGGTTTTATTGAGCCTAAAAAATTCCCAATTGTCAATTTACCTGTTGCAGTTATTCCGCTAACCAATCTTTTTTTCATAATGAAAAAATTTTAGCATAATTAATTAAAATAATTAAAAAGTTATAAAAATGGGTATAATTTAAAAAATAATTATGAAGCTAATTTCCAAAATCATTTATTTACTTTTGCAAATTTTTAGTTTTGGTTTTTTTGCCAAATATATTAAAAAAAAACATAATAAAATAAATTCTGATTTTATTTATGAAAAAAAATTTGACTTTAAAATCGAGGAATTAGTTAATTTGTTAGGTGGAAAAGTAAATATCGAAAAAAGTGATTTTACTATTTCTCGGCTAAGAATTAAATTGAAATCAACAGAGAATCTCGATTTTGAAAAAATCAAGAAATTAAAAGGAATTTCTGGAATTTTTGTAAGTTCAGATATGTTGAATTTAATAGTTGGCAATAAATCAAAAGCCATTTGAAAAGCTATAAATAATTTTGAATAAGTTTATAAAAGTTTAAAAACCCAAAGGAAATTACA
The sequence above is a segment of the Mesomycoplasma flocculare ATCC 27399 genome. Coding sequences within it:
- a CDS encoding PTS transporter subunit EIIB — its product is MKLISKIIYLLLQIFSFGFFAKYIKKKHNKINSDFIYEKKFDFKIEELVNLLGGKVNIEKSDFTISRLRIKLKSTENLDFEKIKKLKGISGIFVSSDMLNLIVGNKSKAIWKAINNFE